One Aegilops tauschii subsp. strangulata cultivar AL8/78 chromosome 7, Aet v6.0, whole genome shotgun sequence genomic window carries:
- the LOC109780181 gene encoding phosphatidylinositol/phosphatidylcholine transfer protein SFH8 isoform X2, with protein MSVIHADDIEISLCDGNSEDERRRRKIGSLRRKAIHALKKRGRRRVDFRFPPAISIEDVRDAEEERAVSAFRERLAAHGLLPEKHDDYHMMLRFLKARKFDAEKAMQMWADMLRWRKEFGADTILEDFEFDELDEVLCHYPQGYHGVDREGRPVYIERLGKVDPNKLMQITSVDRYIKYHVQEFERAFREKFPACTLAAKRHIDSTTTILDVQGVGFKNFSKTARELVHRMQKIDSDYYPETLHQMFVVNAGSGFKLIWNSVKGFLDPKTSSKIHVLGSNYQSRLLEVIDPSELPEFLGGSCTCIDKGGCLGSNKGPWNDPYILKLIHNLEAGSVRDIKPVSEGEERSDSSLRLEQLKWQGMMSDTSNAESGSDVDDFGSSFIPKGAEYGCLTPVHEESSLETSLETGRRQRRTTEIVPKQLADNRQFPTNGSPRDLGSNAGKLDGSIVRWGFENLVKVVTALIKLFSFFKLFISSRALRRLENAGPSTVPVPAAEKPQPRTIGADEMSACLQRIENLESVCNHLASKPPEMPEDKEQQLLNSFERIRSIEADLERTKRALHATVAKQNSLAETLEAVQESSRVKRRLFCS; from the exons ATGTCGG tGATCCATGCCGACGACATCGAGATATCGCTGTGCGACGGCAACTCGGAGGACGAGCGCCGCCGCCGGAAGATAGGGTCGCTGCGCCGGAAGGCCATCCACGCGCTCAAGAAACGCGGCAGGCGTCGCGTCGACTTCCGCTTCCCGCCGGCCATCTCCATCGAGGACGTCCGCGATGCCGAGGAGGAGCGCGCCGTCTCCGCCTTCCGTGAGCGTCTGGCCGCGCACGGCCTCCTGCCCGAAAAGCACGACGACTACCACATGATGCTAAG GTTCTTGAAGGCGAGGAAGTTCGACGCCGAGAAGGCAATGCAGATGTGGGCAGACATGCTGCGATGGAGGAAAGAGTTTGGGGCCGACACAATACTTGAG GATTTTGAGTTTGATGAACTGGATGAGGTGCTGTGCCACTACCCACAGGGATACCATGGCGTCGACCGAGAAGGCCGGCCCGTGTACATCGAGAGGCTCGGCAAGGTCGACCCTAACAAGCTCATGCAGATCACCTCTGTGGACAGGTACATCAAGTACCATGTGCAGGAGTTTGAGAGGGCCTTCAGAGAGAAGTTCCCTGCCTGCACATTGGCTGCCAAGAGACACATtgactccaccaccaccatcttgGATGTCCAGGGTGTG GGTTTTAAGAATTTCTCCAAGACTGCAAGGGAGCTAGTACATCGCATGCAGAAGATAGACAGCGACTATTATCCTGAG ACGTTGCATCAAATGTTTGTTGTAAATGCGGGCAGTGGGTTCAAGTTGATCTGGAACAGTGTGAAGGGCTTCCTTGACCCAAAAACTTCATCCAAGATTCAT GTTCTTGGTTCGAATTACCAGAGTCGACTTCTTGAAGTAATTGACCCAAG TGAGTTGCCAGAGTTTCTTGGTGGTTCATGCACCTGCATTGACAAAGGAGGTTGTCTTGGGTCTAACAAGGGGCCATGGAATGATCCTTatatcttgaag CTGATACACAATCTGGAGGCTGGTTCTGTGAGGGATATCAAGCCAGTTTCTGAAGGCGAAGAAAGAAGCGATTCTTCTCTTCGATTGGAACAGTTGAAG TGGCAAGGCATGATGAGTGACACATCAAATGCTGAATCAGGGTCGGATGTTGATGACTTTGGATCCTCATTTATTCCGAAAGGTGCTGAGTATGGCTGCCTCACTCCAGTCCATGAGGAA AGTTCCCTGGAAACGTCTCTTGAAACTGGTAGGAGACAGCGACGAACTACTGAAATTGTGCCAAAACAACTAGCTGATAACCGGCAATTTCCCACCAATGGAAGCCCTCGTGATTTAG GGAGCAATGCTGGCAAACTTGATGGTTCAATCGTCCGATGGGGCTTTGAAAATCTTGTTAAAGTTGTGACAGCCTTAATCAAGCTATTCTCCTTTTTCAAGCTTTTCATCTCTAGTAGAGCACTGCGGAGGCTTGAAAACGCCGGTCCATCCACGGTGCCAGTCCCAGCTGCAGAGAAGCCGCAGCCCCGAACCATCGGTGCTGATGAGATGAGTGCTTGCTTACAGCGCATTGAAAATCTTGAGTCTGTGTGCAACCATCTTGCAAGCAAGCCACCAGAGATGCCTGAGGACAAGGAGCAACAGTTACTGAACTCGTTCGAGCGCATCAGATCCATCGAGGCCGACCTGGAGAGGACCAAAAGA GCACTGCATGCGACGGTGGCAAAGCAGAATTCGTTGGCGGAGACTCTGGAAGCTGTACAGGAGTCGTCGAGAGTCAAG AGGAGGCTGTTCTGCTCATAG
- the LOC109780181 gene encoding phosphatidylinositol/phosphatidylcholine transfer protein SFH8 isoform X1: MSVIHADDIEISLCDGNSEDERRRRKIGSLRRKAIHALKKRGRRRVDFRFPPAISIEDVRDAEEERAVSAFRERLAAHGLLPEKHDDYHMMLRFLKARKFDAEKAMQMWADMLRWRKEFGADTILEDFEFDELDEVLCHYPQGYHGVDREGRPVYIERLGKVDPNKLMQITSVDRYIKYHVQEFERAFREKFPACTLAAKRHIDSTTTILDVQGVGFKNFSKTARELVHRMQKIDSDYYPETLHQMFVVNAGSGFKLIWNSVKGFLDPKTSSKIHVLGSNYQSRLLEVIDPSELPEFLGGSCTCIDKGGCLGSNKGPWNDPYILKLIHNLEAGSVRDIKPVSEGEERSDSSLRLEQLKWQGMMSDTSNAESGSDVDDFGSSFIPKGAEYGCLTPVHEEVKGIDSTYYVCYEQSSLETSLETGRRQRRTTEIVPKQLADNRQFPTNGSPRDLGSNAGKLDGSIVRWGFENLVKVVTALIKLFSFFKLFISSRALRRLENAGPSTVPVPAAEKPQPRTIGADEMSACLQRIENLESVCNHLASKPPEMPEDKEQQLLNSFERIRSIEADLERTKRALHATVAKQNSLAETLEAVQESSRVKRRLFCS; encoded by the exons ATGTCGG tGATCCATGCCGACGACATCGAGATATCGCTGTGCGACGGCAACTCGGAGGACGAGCGCCGCCGCCGGAAGATAGGGTCGCTGCGCCGGAAGGCCATCCACGCGCTCAAGAAACGCGGCAGGCGTCGCGTCGACTTCCGCTTCCCGCCGGCCATCTCCATCGAGGACGTCCGCGATGCCGAGGAGGAGCGCGCCGTCTCCGCCTTCCGTGAGCGTCTGGCCGCGCACGGCCTCCTGCCCGAAAAGCACGACGACTACCACATGATGCTAAG GTTCTTGAAGGCGAGGAAGTTCGACGCCGAGAAGGCAATGCAGATGTGGGCAGACATGCTGCGATGGAGGAAAGAGTTTGGGGCCGACACAATACTTGAG GATTTTGAGTTTGATGAACTGGATGAGGTGCTGTGCCACTACCCACAGGGATACCATGGCGTCGACCGAGAAGGCCGGCCCGTGTACATCGAGAGGCTCGGCAAGGTCGACCCTAACAAGCTCATGCAGATCACCTCTGTGGACAGGTACATCAAGTACCATGTGCAGGAGTTTGAGAGGGCCTTCAGAGAGAAGTTCCCTGCCTGCACATTGGCTGCCAAGAGACACATtgactccaccaccaccatcttgGATGTCCAGGGTGTG GGTTTTAAGAATTTCTCCAAGACTGCAAGGGAGCTAGTACATCGCATGCAGAAGATAGACAGCGACTATTATCCTGAG ACGTTGCATCAAATGTTTGTTGTAAATGCGGGCAGTGGGTTCAAGTTGATCTGGAACAGTGTGAAGGGCTTCCTTGACCCAAAAACTTCATCCAAGATTCAT GTTCTTGGTTCGAATTACCAGAGTCGACTTCTTGAAGTAATTGACCCAAG TGAGTTGCCAGAGTTTCTTGGTGGTTCATGCACCTGCATTGACAAAGGAGGTTGTCTTGGGTCTAACAAGGGGCCATGGAATGATCCTTatatcttgaag CTGATACACAATCTGGAGGCTGGTTCTGTGAGGGATATCAAGCCAGTTTCTGAAGGCGAAGAAAGAAGCGATTCTTCTCTTCGATTGGAACAGTTGAAG TGGCAAGGCATGATGAGTGACACATCAAATGCTGAATCAGGGTCGGATGTTGATGACTTTGGATCCTCATTTATTCCGAAAGGTGCTGAGTATGGCTGCCTCACTCCAGTCCATGAGGAA GTAAAGGGCATAGATTCAACTTACTATGTCTGTTACGAACAGAGTTCCCTGGAAACGTCTCTTGAAACTGGTAGGAGACAGCGACGAACTACTGAAATTGTGCCAAAACAACTAGCTGATAACCGGCAATTTCCCACCAATGGAAGCCCTCGTGATTTAG GGAGCAATGCTGGCAAACTTGATGGTTCAATCGTCCGATGGGGCTTTGAAAATCTTGTTAAAGTTGTGACAGCCTTAATCAAGCTATTCTCCTTTTTCAAGCTTTTCATCTCTAGTAGAGCACTGCGGAGGCTTGAAAACGCCGGTCCATCCACGGTGCCAGTCCCAGCTGCAGAGAAGCCGCAGCCCCGAACCATCGGTGCTGATGAGATGAGTGCTTGCTTACAGCGCATTGAAAATCTTGAGTCTGTGTGCAACCATCTTGCAAGCAAGCCACCAGAGATGCCTGAGGACAAGGAGCAACAGTTACTGAACTCGTTCGAGCGCATCAGATCCATCGAGGCCGACCTGGAGAGGACCAAAAGA GCACTGCATGCGACGGTGGCAAAGCAGAATTCGTTGGCGGAGACTCTGGAAGCTGTACAGGAGTCGTCGAGAGTCAAG AGGAGGCTGTTCTGCTCATAG